The Synergistaceae bacterium genomic sequence GCTGTACACCCTTGGAGATTATCTGGATCGGCGCTACAGCAGAACGTTTCGCGGCCTTTTTTCCGGAATGATGGCGGTGGGAACTCTCGCCCTCTTCTCCGGGCAGCTGCTGGGGATCGCCTGGATCCTTGAGGTGGTCGCCGGGGTTCCCAAGGAAGCGGGAGTCGTCGCCGGGGCTTTTGTCACCACGCTGTACTTTGCGGCGGGCGGTCTGCTGTCGGCCGCGGTGGTGAACGTGGTGGAGGTTGGAGTCATTCTCGCGGGATTTCTGGTCGCCCTTCCCTTCGTGTGGTCCTTTGTGGGAGGATGGGAAGGTCTGGTGGGGAAGGTGAGCCAAAATCTGACGGAGGCCTCGGCTCAAGGCGATTATTTCTCCATGGGAGGCATCGGGATGACCGTCATCATCGGTTACCTGGTGATGCTGATTCCGTCGTTTTTCATCTCTCCCGGGTTGATCGGCAAGGTTTTCGGAGCCCGCAGCGAGCGCGCCATCAAGGCAGGGACGGCGATGAACGGCGTGGTTCAGCTCGTCTTTGCGATTATTCCCGTGGTCATCGGGATGGCGGCCTTCGCTTCCTTCCCCTCCCTGAGCCGCCCCGATCTGGCCCTGCCCACGGCCATGAAGGAAATGATGCCCTTCGGCATCGCCACGCTGGCTCTGGCCGCCATTTTCGCGGCGGAAGTGAGCACCGCCGACGCTGTCCTCTACATGCTGGCCACGTCCGTTTCCAACGATCTCTATAAAACGTTTCTGAACCCTCACATCGAAGACTCTGCGCTGTTGCGGGTCAGCCGTCTCGTCACCCTGGTCTCGGGAATTCTCGGCGTCGTTTTCGCGCTCTTTCTGGACAGCATCATCTCCGCTCTGACGATTTTCTACTCGCTGATGAGCGTGTCCCTGGCGGCTCCGCTGATTTTTGGCCTGTACACCCGCCGGGCTTCCAACGGAGGCGCGCTGCTTTCCTCCCTGCTGGGGGTGGCGCTGACGCTTTTCTGCACGTTTTACAAAGGGGCGCCCTTCGTCAGCCTTGGAGTGGGAACTCTCGACACCGCCACCCATCTGGTGGACTTCGGCTTCACGAAACTGAACGCCACCACCTGCGGCATACTCACGACCTTCGTCGTCATGGCGGTTTCTCTCGTCATACTGCCCTCGAAAGCTGAGAAAACGGATTTAACGGATTTTTCGTGAATCTGCGAACCTCTGATTTTGTGAAGGGAATCGAACCGTGAGACGCTCCGGTGTTTG encodes the following:
- a CDS encoding sodium:solute symporter family protein, producing MEYFGQIIALLTGNGYVQAILGYAVLLILVGWFAGRRVKNSSGFFVAGRKLSGSLLFTTLIAANLGAGSTVGVAAIAYKSGISAWWWIGSAGVGSMILAFLVGPRIWRIACRHQLYTLGDYLDRRYSRTFRGLFSGMMAVGTLALFSGQLLGIAWILEVVAGVPKEAGVVAGAFVTTLYFAAGGLLSAAVVNVVEVGVILAGFLVALPFVWSFVGGWEGLVGKVSQNLTEASAQGDYFSMGGIGMTVIIGYLVMLIPSFFISPGLIGKVFGARSERAIKAGTAMNGVVQLVFAIIPVVIGMAAFASFPSLSRPDLALPTAMKEMMPFGIATLALAAIFAAEVSTADAVLYMLATSVSNDLYKTFLNPHIEDSALLRVSRLVTLVSGILGVVFALFLDSIISALTIFYSLMSVSLAAPLIFGLYTRRASNGGALLSSLLGVALTLFCTFYKGAPFVSLGVGTLDTATHLVDFGFTKLNATTCGILTTFVVMAVSLVILPSKAEKTDLTDFS